One genomic window of Pocillopora verrucosa isolate sample1 chromosome 8, ASM3666991v2, whole genome shotgun sequence includes the following:
- the LOC131794593 gene encoding uncharacterized protein produces the protein MQKVLTLTQEECLQTKEREPTDRIPLVSTFNPHITFIAEIAKRNWNFLKSKERLSLIFNKPPLVAYRRPKSLRDRLVRSRFVNETPQNLIPKGCRACERTKCSWCKKINQTTTFTSPNNNKTYTIFHTVDCQSSWIIYIIECNICKFQYIGKSETAFNLRLNNHRNHIKKGVSSCELTEHFLHNKRTHDFNNNVTITIIEQIRKDHLETDKKKEVLREREIFWQRTLNSFQPYGLNKRTG, from the coding sequence ATGCAGAAAGTGCTAACATTGACTCAAGAGGAATGTTTACAGACCAAAGAACGTGAACCAACAGATCGAATTCCTCTGGTTTCTACATTCAACCCCCATATCACATTTATTGCAGAAATTGCTAAACGAAATTGGAACTTtctcaaatcaaaagaaagattatCACTCATCTTCAACAAGCCACCTTTAGTAGCTTACCGACGACCGAAAAGTCTACGAGACAGACTTGTTCGTTCAAGATTTGTAAATGAAACACCTCAGAATTTGATACCAAAGGGATGTAGAGCATGTGAAAGAACGAAGTGTAGTTGGTGTAAAAAGATCAACCAGACCACAACTTTCACCAGTCCCAATAACAACAAGACCTATACCATATTTCATACAGTGGACTGCCAATCGTCATGGATCATTTACATAATCGAGTGCAACATTTGCAAATTTCAATACATTGGTAAAAGCGAAACTGCATTTAACCTACGGTTAAACAATCACAGAAACCATATTAAAAAGGGAGTGAGTAGCTGCGAACTCACGGAAcactttttacataacaaacgAACTCACGACTTTAACAATAATGTTACCATAACCATTATAGAGCAAATCCGAAAAGATCATTTAGagactgacaaaaagaaagaagttcttagagaaagagagattttttggCAAAGAACATTAAACTCCTTTCAGCCATATGGACTAAACAAAAGAACTGGATAA